The Trichomycterus rosablanca isolate fTriRos1 chromosome 20, fTriRos1.hap1, whole genome shotgun sequence genomic interval CAGGATTGCTTTTGCTTCCAGACTGCTGAAACCGCAGTAAAGCAAATCTGTTTTGTTTCTGGAGTTATGGGTGCTTATGGATCTAGTTTGGATGACATTTTGGCTGAGGATATGCATCACTGGTACAATAAGTTCATGAAGGAATCTCCATCTGGGCTGATTACTCTTTTTGAGCTGAAGAACATGCTACAGATGCAAGGCATGACAGAGGAGGCCGGCAGCTATGTTGACCAGGTCTTTTACACTTTTGATATGGATGGGGTAAGTGCATTAACACCCCACTTGTTaagaataatatataaatactaataaactgCAGCACAAGCATTCATAACAGTAATAACATATTAACTGTGAATACTACAGTACTGTAAGGCCATCTATAGCTGCCCAGATATCTATTCAAaaccaaatttatttgtataaaaaaaCTATGTTAATTCTGATTACACTATTATGCATATTAAGCACTGTGATGGACACCTTAAAATGTgcaatgttattttaaatataaagtaaaatatatacctaaatcattattatattaatttattctaCTATCATACACTTGTTCTATTATACACCTGTTTTCCATTTCCGGAACAGATCAAAACAGAACCTTTTAAAACTACGGTAagcaaaaaacattttaaaaggcAAATAAGTTGTCTGTATCTATACCAAATAGCATGTTTCTTAAAATTCCTAATTCATGCTAATTCATGTAATTATCCAGTAATGTGTTAAAAGTGCAGTGTGTAAAATCATACAGATCAGGATCAAAGTCTTCAGTTAGTTTTCACATCAAAAATCAGAACAGAGAAATTGTTACATTATTGCTTTATtgcattattacattatttattgcaTTGTTGCTGCAAGACAGGCTGTTCTGAGTATGTTAAACTTCTGTTGTGCTGAGTTTTTTACACACAACATTTTACACAGAACGGCACCAAAATGATAGTTCTGCAGGCAGAAACACCTCGTTGATGAGAGggttaaataaatagacagacattgTTGTGCATTCTGTAATGCTTTTTTCTGCTCACCATGGTCTTAAAgagtggatttttaaataaGCTTAGCTTTCTGTCCATCCTCCTTTGACCTCTTTTAGCAACAAGGTGTTTCTGCTTGCCCCATTTTATGAGCACTTGTTTTTTTGAAAACAGTCTCAGCAGTTTCTAACATCCTAAAAAATCAGCAGTTTCTAACATactaaaaacaacaaacatgaCATAGTCAAAGCCACTTAAATCACACATTTCTTGATTTTGATGTTTGATCCTGGTCTGTATGACTTTATTTACTGCACTTCCGCCCCCTGACTGGctgattatataattatataacatAGTATGTGtaaaggtgttcctaataaagtggtcagtaattgtatttcgTGTTTTATATGAATGAAATGTATAGAGGTTGTTTTTTGTAGGATGGGTATATAGATTTTGTAGAATATATAGCAGCTGTGAGTCTACTACTGAAAGGAGAGATCAACCAGAAACTGAAGTGGTACTTCAAACTTTTCGATCAAGATGGCAATGGAAAGATTGACAAAGATGAGATGGAGACCATATTCAAggtattaaaaatgaatttacaTGCTACAATTTGTCAAGCAAAAATCCAATACTCCTCCTTACTGGGGCTGTTGGCTAGTAGTTAATTTCATCCTATGAATGTGTATGATGTTGACAGACATGACAAAAATTTTAggatattttttatattgtaaCCTAGATAGCTCAGCTTCTAAGCTAACAGCAAATTggaatttctttctttctgtttttatttttttcttcgcAGCACTAGAGCACTAGTTGCTTTTTATTCAGTATTACAAAAGATATactgccaaatgtatgtggatacTTGCACTAATTATTAGGTTCAGATagtttagccacacccatgaCTAACAGGTACATAAAATCAATGATATACAATAAATGTATAACGTCTCtcaagcaaggtccataaactGTTTGACTAGTGTGGTGTGAAGAAACTACAGTGGCCTGTATAAAGGTAGAAGTTCCCACAGGCACACATTTGTTGCCTATTACTAATCCTGTAAAAAAGACAGACAAttaaatacagacagacaataAAATGCAGACAGACGATAAAAGACAGGTAATTAAATGCAGCAACTGGATTTACTAATGTAATAAGTAATCGAGCACTGAGAAATGAAAACAGTTTTTGTCAGTGGGGAGATTTTTATGTACTGATCTACAGTTGGACTTCTGTGCCAGAGATAAGCTTTGAAAAGGTTCAAAAGTCTGATTCTCACCAACTCATGCCCTTAATCTTTTGTGCAACAAATTACTTCCTAACCTTAATTAGGTACCTTAAACCAGGTAGCATAAGTCacacttgtccattttattagggATCTTTTAGGCTTACTCTTTTTTCAAATAAATCAGAACTTTCTTCAAGAAATTGGTCAGCCAAAATGAAAGTTACTATTTTCACTGATAAGTCAAAACATGTGTGGTGTAGAAATTGGCCTAAATGGCTTAAAATGCTTTTACACAAAGTTACTTACAAAACAGAATTAAGctgtttttagggttaagg includes:
- the guca1c gene encoding guanylyl cyclase-activating protein 3 isoform X2; this translates as MGAYGSSLDDILAEDMHHWYNKFMKESPSGLITLFELKNMLQMQGMTEEAGSYVDQVFYTFDMDGDGYIDFVEYIAAVSLLLKGEINQKLKWYFKLFDQDGNGKIDKDEMETIFKAIQDITRSYDIPPEDIVTLIYEGIDVNNEGELTLEEFITGAKEHPDIMEMLTKMMDLTRVLEIIVYGQKKPEKD